GACTGGCAGGGGGAGCGATTTCCCCCATCaccaaaatatttaaataagcCACATTTGGGTGCTTGATAAGCGACGTCGCAGCCGAGCTACCTCGCCCGCCTTGACAGTAAGTActctgcgtgtgtttgtgtgtttaggaGTGCCGGGCCGACGTGgaaatgtttaatttttgttGGATTGAGTGCGCACGAGGTGGATGGTGAGCCCAAAATATTTAACAGTTAGCTTTAGCCGTTAGCTAGCTCCACAGGCCCACTGCGGATTGGGGGAAGACGGTGATCGCGGCTCTTGCAGTCCCACGAGACTGTCGCGACGAATGTAGTCGTTCACgaaggggggaggagggggggggtcttttgggGGACGCATTCGGAGTGCAATTTGACCGCACGTCAGCCGCGGGGGACAACCTGGCGCTCGACTGGCTCTCGCTGCCAGCCCGTGGCGCCTCCCTCGCGTCGCCTCCGGTGCCAGCCGACAGTCGAGAGAGCCCAGCCGGCTGGTAGACTGGCACCGAGTCCTCGTGTGCCCCTGGTTACCCAGCATCCCTTTCGGGTAAAACATACGAGTGCAGATGCTTGTGTGTAACGGCTCgataataaaatacagtatgtgggtTTGAATGCAGGAATAGCCAGACACTGTCTGCCATAACTTGATGCGGGCACACGGGAACCAGGAAATGcctacagacaaaaaaaaaaaatcagcattgtGTGCCAGCTGCAGCAATGGCTCCACAGTCCAGTAGCCCAAAAGGGCTGCTTCATTTTTGAAGTGCTCACTGTCACACCACCAAATGTAgaatttggagggaaaaaaagcatgcaaGTCATTCGCTAGACATGATGAAAAGCTCTTGAGTGTGCTTCGtgtttgacccacttttccAACCTGCCCGGGTTGAGTGTTTTGATTTGAAGTTAAATGGTATTCTGGGCATTCGGTTGAACGCAAGGGCGACCTGGGATGATCTCTCTGTTCTCTTCGAGACTCGGTTGCCCCTCCTTGGTGCATAAAGACGCATGCACGCTCCGTCACATCTCTTTTACTGTCAGAGCAAACTGTGCACCCCCCTCCGCCCCGCCCCTCCTCTCCAAAcccagtgtttgtgtgtcttcacGTGCAAGCATGTGTGCACACTGCGGCTCGCCAATCCGTAAACAAGCTGTATTGTCTGTGTGCGAGTCAGTGTGCCTTTTGTGGGTTTGTTTGAGTTGGTGTGTGCGCATCTGTGTTTTAGTATGAGGGAGAGGGAGCTCGAGTGAGACAAAGAGAGCATTTCTCTTTACCCTGGAGCTTGGCGAAGTCCCAAATGAAAGGCTTTGGATATGATGGGACTGCTCTCACCAGCCTTCACTGGTCACTCCCACCATACATTCATTTGGTTTGCTTTGGACATCAAAAGATGAAGACCGGGCGGGGGCGACGGGGGTTGTCATTTCAGCCTTTAGCTTCAGGCACTGACATCGGCATCTGATACACAACTTACAAACTAGCATTGTCAATGAAACTCGACATTCTTAGGTTTAAAGAAGCAAACGTATTGAAACAGTCTTCAAAGAAATTTTTATTagcataatttatttttttgcattttccttCTATAGACAGAATGTTTCTGTAGATTTCTGAATACTTTTTGCGGCACGCCGACACCATGTCTTACATGACTGATAGTGAGGTGAGCTCATCCGAGAAAAAGCCACACAAGTCCAAGTCATGACGGTACCTCCACATTTTGTATGTGATCGACTAAAACAATCTGTCTCCTGCATGTCATATTTACTCGCTAAATGGATTTGCTCTTTTCATTTTGAGATGCAGGGAGCAAGCTACGCTCAGTAAAGTAAGTTGCCGAAGCTTCGACTTGGACTGAGACAAGTTTGACTTGGGCCTGACGATTTAGTGGAAGATGCTTTTCTCCAGTTAAATAGTGATGAGTCCGCTCTGCGACGAGGCTTTAATTTGTTCGGTTCTCGTTTACTTAAAAAGTATCACACGGAGATCTGCGCTTTGTGAGAGGCATGAAACGGGCACACTGACAAAAGCATAGCTTGCAAATTCAATACATGACAGAGTGTAGTCCACAAACTCCACAGAGTACCTTCTAACTCTTGATGGACGGATAGATTACATGAGCTaacgagtttaaaaaaaaatcaacaaaaaacgtTACCTTTAGTAGCATTTGCCAGCCGGCTTGTCGTCGTGTACAAAGTTTCTTTTCCAAGCTAGCCTCGCTCCACTTCGGAGTAAttaaattcaacttttttttttggtccttattttaatttaaagctttggagaaaatgtatatATTCAATGTGGCATCCATTTCGACGCTTTTCACGGCCTTCGCAGGGCAATTGGACCCgtgatgaaaatgaatttgacaccctgcTCTAAATGCATATCTGGCTGCTGTAAAGGTTACATTAACATTGccatttgctttcatttcagTAATGGGTAAACATACGTACGCTCACAAGATATGAGATCGATCGGATCGGCTCATCGAGGGTTCGATTGGCGTGAGGGTTCGTCATCTgcacatcgaaaaaaaaaaaagtacagagtcACTCGAATTTCCAGAGATTGCCCGACAATGTCTTTTAGAAGGGGCGCAGTTGCAAgatgtttgcttttgaatgTTTGGTGTACAATGAATAGAATCATGCTATGTGCTGTTTGTcgaagccacacacacacaaacacagaacaaCAGCACATGACCTAGTTATCTAAGGACACTGGATTTTGTGGCTCATAGAAGACAGAACATAAAACAGGCTTTCATTGAGCTCGGCCAGTAACGGCTCCTGAGAGGCCGACGTGACGTATGGGATTAATGGAATGCAGATTGTCCGCCAAATCTTGAACAAATATCGTCGTTTCGTCGGCGCCTTCAATGGGGCTGTGTGAAGAATTGCGTGTGCCAGATAGCTAACGAACACTCAAGCCCCCGTTTATCGCCGTTTGGGGGATACGTTCCAGAACCACCTGTGGTATGTGAAAAAGTGCCATGTAGGGGGATGTCGATTTCAGGATTTTGGCGATTGAAATGAAAAGCCGTCGCAATGTGTTGGTTGCCGATCCGGtttgtctgtctctgtgtgccctgagatcgACTgtcgaccagtccagggtgtagccCGCCTTTCGCCCCAAAGTCAGGTGGGCTCACCCTGAtccttattttttaaatcgccGTTGGTGATCGCCTATGAAATCCTAATTGTGTAAAGCCTCCAGCCGGCATGCAGTGTAAAAGAGAGTTCGGCGTTGTCGTGAGTCACACCTGTCTGCATTGAAAATCCTCtcgattcatttattttttgttgttttcttttcccaaaCAGAGCCTTCGTTGGTGTGCATTGGCGCACCATGGCCCAGACCCTCCAGATGGCGATCCCAAACTTTGGCAACAACGTTTTAGAGTGTCTGAACGAGCAACGTCTGCAGGGCCTCTACTGTGACGTCTCCGTGGTGGTGAAGGGGCACGCCTTCAAGGTAGGCTTCTGCTTTTCTCCCTTACAAAACATTCCATAAAGGATGGGAAGAATGAAAATACATCCGAACTCGCATGCGGCTTGAAGAAGAATAGTACAACTCCGCGGGTAGGATCGGATTGACGCCGTTGGAAGGACATACGTGGGGATGGGTGATCAGAACACCGAGAGTCAGATCGTGTTTTATCCTGCGAgagcacacacattcctgtttgACTGTATtagtgaggtccgggtaactccagataagGAGTGAGGCTTGAAGAAGAACAGTACAACTCCGCGGGTAGGATCGGTTTGACGCCGTTGGTAGGACATACGTGGGGATGGGTGATCAGAACACCGAGAGTCAGATGGTGTTTTATCCCGCGAGAGcaacctcacacacacatggaatCGAGTGAGTTAGGCAAGTTGACATAGGCTAGGAAAGCAAATATGAAATCGGCTTTGTGTTTTGATACAATACGCTGCTATTTTTCGTGATTGAAAACGTTTAACAAAAAAAGGGGCGGCGCTGAAACTTCAGGAGCTTGGtcacaaaatgaattcaactttttttttcttcaaaaattctAATcggattgtttgttttgtgaaagGCTCACCGTGCCGTCTTGGCCGCGAGCAGTTCTTATTTCCGGGACCTGTTCAGCAACGGCGGCAGTAGCGGCGGCAACGAGGGCAGCCCCACCGTGGTGGAGCTCCCTCCGGCTGTGCAGCCGCAGAGCTTCCAACAGATTCTGGCTTTCTGCTACACCGGCCGTCTCAGCATGACGGTGGGGGACCAGTTCCTTCTCATGTACACTGCCGGCTTCCTGCAGATCCAACAGATCATGGAAAAAGGCACCGAATTCTTCCtcaaggtaaaagaaaaaaaaaaaactcccgcgTTTGATTACGACTTGGCGTCGATGTTCAATTTTCCAGTTTGGCCAGTAATTGAGACGAACGCTGGAAGATATTCATTCGCAATTAATTCCCCCCGCATTATGTCAGGGCAAGATTTGATTGGTGTGGACTCTGACCGCTGGTAGCTTTATGAGAATTTGTTAATGCGCTCACCGGGATTTAATCTGCTTTGCAAGTCTGATAGTGGGAAAGCATTGAGTTTGAACGACGCACTGCTTAATCGGTTCATTCATTACAATGATTAATATACAACACGGCTGACTTGCAGGTTTGTCTTCGTTCTGGatttttcatttgagtttttatttggttttccacattcattTAATCGCATTTAGTTTTTAGAGCAGGCTTTTTCGTTTTgatagctttttatttttttgcacttggTATGCTTGATTTATTTgagttttgttagtttttttaacgTGTGGATGATTTGTCAAGATTTTAATTGACAAGCATGGAAACAAAGGCCATTTCCGCTGTAGCTATCGTTACTTTTATGAACTTAAAATTCCATTCCAGTTAGTTTTCGCTTGTTTCTTGCCTTTCGTCAAACTCTACGTATGATCATATATATAATAACTTATTTGCCGCGCCTTTATTCTCGCGGCGGTGCACCCGTCACCAATGTGTGTTATTTGCTGACGGCGAATTTGTCGACATGCTCATTTTCAGGTCTCCTCCCCCAGTTGCGACTCGCAGGGTCTCAACGCGGAGGAGGCTCCGCCATCGGAACCTCAGAGCCCCGTAACGCAGACGGGTACCGGCGCGGCCCGGCCCGCCGCCTGCTTGACGCCTCTCCCGTTAGTGTCACGGGTGAAGACGGAGCAGCCCGCGAGCCAACCGGAAGCCGCCGCTCATTCCGTGGTCTGCGCTCCTGTCGCCAAGCGGTTGTGGGAGGGCGGCAGCAGCCgcgacggaggaggaggaggaggctccGGGGCAGGAGGGGGCGCCAGGAAGGCCGCGCGTTATTCCCAGGAGGCGGCGCGAGGCAGTGCCATCCAGAGCCCCGGAGCGCTCGGACTGGCCATGGgcatgggggccacggcgacCAGCCTGGCTGGCATGATGGCGGGCGGCGGACTCAGTGGAAGTGCCAGCACCAATGGGACCTCTGCATCCGGCGTGGGCATGTCAGAGGGCGCCAGCCCGGGCACCCTGAGCACCTACGCTAGCGACTCGCCCGTCAGCTACCACgacgacgaagaggaggaagagggcacAGAGGACTGCGCCGAAGAGCAGTACAGGCAAATCTGCAACATGTACACCATGTACAGCATGCTCAACATGGGGGCCACAGGTAACCGACACCACATCCGATTGAATCGGGCATTTGCGCGGGTGCCGCCGAGCctctaatgcaggggtgtccaaactttttgccaagggggccagattttgtgtggtaaaatgtcgggggccaaacttggctgacattctttacattgaacaacaatattgttcaacaaattttagtaagccagtctgtttcacatttccatttttattttaatttcaacaatcttaagaatttcttttggttcatttgaaacaggtatatcacatgcaactgcttattcacttgactttttcttaaacagaagtctcctgagtgcaaattaatttatttgaaacataaaatgtatcaccatgacttttcaatagtcacaaaacctttgactcgaacaacagggaaatgaacaagcaatacacatatccacaactgcaaggatcatttgaaatatgacatatcagtcaatataaacacggagtgatgtcttgttaactcgtgagtgatgccctctagtctctaaatgctattactcatttagtgaatgctattactcatttagccactagagggaagcagtactctatgaaacatcactcaccagtctacgagacctcagtcaatgcaacacgtgttcgaTGCGCCCAACCtgtgggccagacggcactgattttatgacaggggccgagggccggatgaaattcgaccgcgggccggatttggcccccgggccggactttggacatgcctgctctaatgtGTCCGCGTCACCTTTCGCTCAGCTGCCGGCGAGCGGGTGGAAGCCCTCCCCGACCACACGGAGACGCGGGGGCGCATGCGTGGCCGCGACCTCACTTGTCTCCCGGCGGAGTTGATTGCCCAAATCGGCAACCGCTGTCATCCCAAACTGTATGAGGAGGGAGATCCGGCTGAGAAACTCGAGCTGGTCTCAGGTACGCGTGTCTAACCGATGGGGAATCCTCCGATCTGATAAGAATGGAACACCGAGATTGAGAGATagagaaaaggaaacaaaatcgGAGTGAATCTTCCATTGGAATGTTGAAGCGGTAAATATATCAAATTGGTGCTCTTCTCTGGTTGGGTGTCGGCAGGTACGTCTGTCTTTATTTCCCGGGCCCAGCTGATGAACTGTCATGTGAGTGCCGGGACCAGACACAAGGTGCTGCTGAGGAGGCTGCTGGCCGCCTTCTTTGACAGGTTGCTCTCCCGTGCCCACCGCTTGCTTTTTGGTGCCGGAtgaacattttgcttttt
This region of Hippocampus zosterae strain Florida chromosome 17, ASM2543408v3, whole genome shotgun sequence genomic DNA includes:
- the LOC127590009 gene encoding nucleus accumbens-associated protein 1, which codes for MAQTLQMAIPNFGNNVLECLNEQRLQGLYCDVSVVVKGHAFKAHRAVLAASSSYFRDLFSNGGSSGGNEGSPTVVELPPAVQPQSFQQILAFCYTGRLSMTVGDQFLLMYTAGFLQIQQIMEKGTEFFLKVSSPSCDSQGLNAEEAPPSEPQSPVTQTGTGAARPAACLTPLPLVSRVKTEQPASQPEAAAHSVVCAPVAKRLWEGGSSRDGGGGGGSGAGGGARKAARYSQEAARGSAIQSPGALGLAMGMGATATSLAGMMAGGGLSGSASTNGTSASGVGMSEGASPGTLSTYASDSPVSYHDDEEEEEGTEDCAEEQYRQICNMYTMYSMLNMGATAAGERVEALPDHTETRGRMRGRDLTCLPAELIAQIGNRCHPKLYEEGDPAEKLELVSGTSVFISRAQLMNCHVSAGTRHKVLLRRLLAAFFDRNTLANSCGTGIRSSTNDPSRKPLDNRVLHAVKFYCQNFATSFKESEMNAIAADMCTNARRVVRKSWIPKLKLLIAESDAYSAFLSDGVKAEDDTLGADPAFDPASLEASASAGAESGNSSGESLPGVSGDVGALF